From one Botrytis cinerea B05.10 chromosome 7, complete sequence genomic stretch:
- the Bcdbp9 gene encoding Bcdbp9, whose protein sequence is MKRKLDANDVPVPTEGSDAIKENVTFASLGLDARLLQGIAKQNFQSPTLVQSKAIPLTLEGRDILARAKTGSGKTAAYLLPILHSILKRKELSSTQCTTALILVPTRELADQVYKTVESFTAFCAKDVRAVNLTQRVSDAVQRSLLADSPDIVIATPARASLNANTSALSLANLTHMVIDEADLVLSYGYDEDLQNVAKIMPKGVQTVLMSATLTSEVETLKGLFCRNPEVLKLEEAEDEGEGVSQFVVKCAEDEKFLLTYVIFKLKLIKGKCIIFVGDIDRCYRLKLFLEQFGTRSCILNSQLPVNSRIHVVEEFNKNVYDIIIASDEHEVLGDEDEPKSGDAEEVEADDADEEKEDAKDAKKETKQPSKKKQKTGKKDKEYGVSRGIDFKNVACVLNFDLPTSSKSYTHRIGRTARAGQTGMALSFVIPSEQYRKHKPTSIESAKNDEKVLAKIVKHQAKKGKEVKPYNFDMKQVDAFRYRMGDALRAVTSIAVQEAKTREIRQELMKSDKLKRHFEENPGDLYHLRHDGELRPARVQAHLKHVPDYLLPKEGKKGITGGDVGFVGMHKTTENRIRKARAANKAKGRGKGRKSDPLKTFKAKSKK, encoded by the exons ATGAAGCGCAAACTTGATGCCAATGATGTTCCTGTACCAACAGAAGGATCCGATGCCATAAAAGAGAATGTCACTTTTGCTAGTTTGGGACTGGATGCGCGCCTACTTCAAGGAATCGCAAAGCAAAACTTTCAATCACCAACACTCGTACAAAGCAAAGCAATTCCGCTCACATTGGAAGGACGCGATATCTTAGCTAGAGCAAAGACTGGATCTGGAAAAACTGCTGCTTACTTACTGCCAATACTTCATTCGATATTAAAGAGGAAGGAG CTTTCATCCACTCAATGCACAACCGCTCTTATTCTTGTACCTACTCGAGAACTTGCAGATCAAGTCTACAAAACCGTTGAATCTTTTACAGCATTCTGCGCGAAAGATGTCCGAGCTGTCAACCTCACCCAGCGAGTTTCTGACGCAGTTCAACGATCACTTCTTGCAGACTCGCCAGATATCGTAATTGCAACACCTGCGAGAGCTTCTTTGAACGCCAACACCTCTGCACTTTCCCTCGCAAATCTTACACACATGGTAATTGATGAAGCTGATTTGGTTTTATCTTATGGTTATGACGAGGATTTGCAAAATGTTGCAAAAATCATGCCCAAGGGTGTTCAAACTGTTCTAATGAGCGCTACATTGACGAGTGAGGTTGAAACTTTGAAAGGCCTGTTCTGTAGGAACCCTGAGGTATTGAAATTGGAGGAAGCAGaggatgagggagagggtgTTAGCCAATTCGTTGTGAA ATGCGCCGAAGACGAGAAGTTCCTCCTAACATATgtcatattcaaattgaaacttataaaaggaaaatgcATCATATTTGTTGGTGACATCGATAGATGTTATCGATTGAAGTTATTTTTGGAACAATTCGGAACAAGAAGCTGTATTCTCAACTCACAATTACCTGTCAACTCACGTATCCATGTCGTCGAAGAATTCAACAAGAACGTTTATGATATCATCATTGCTTCGGATGAGCACGAAGTTCTGGGAGATGAGGACGAACCCAAATCTGGGGATGCGGAAGAGGTTGAAGCGGATGATGCTgacgaagagaaagaagacgCAAAGgatgcaaagaaagaaactaAGCAACcctcgaagaagaagcaaaagacGGGAAAGAAGGACAAAGAATACGGAGTATCGCGAGGAATTGACTTCAAGAATGTTGCCTGTGTTCTTAATTTCGATCTTCCAacatcatccaaatcctACACCCACAGAATTGGTCGAACCGCTCGAGCAGGCCAAACAGGAATGGCGCTATCATTCGTTATCCCATCTGAACAATACCGAAAACACAAACCTACTAGCATTGAATCGGCGAAAAATGATGAGAAAGTTTTGGCGAAGATTGTCAAGCATCAAGCAAAGAAGGGCAAGGAGGTTAAACCATATAATTTTGACATGAAGCAAGTGGATGCTTTCCGATACAGAATGGGTGATGCACTACGAGCTGTTACAAGCATTGCGGTCCAGGAAGCCAAAACTCGAGAAATTAGACAAGAATTAATGAAGAGTGACAAGCTCAAACgccattttgaagagaacCCAGGCGACTTGTACCATCTTCGCCACGATGGGGAATTACGACCCGCCAGAGTACAAGCACATTTGAAGCATGTGCCGGATTATCTCCTCCCAAAAGAAGGCAAGAAAGGAATCACTGGTGGAGATGTTGGATTCGTGGGAATGCACAAGACGACAGaaaatagaattagaaaagctAGGGCAGCTAACAAGGCGAAGGGacgaggaaaaggaaggaaatcAGACCCTTTGAAGACTTTCAAGGCGAAGTCAAAGAAGTAA